Genomic window (Pyrus communis chromosome 13, drPyrComm1.1, whole genome shotgun sequence):
CGAATCTCAAGATCGCAGGTTTACAATTATACTGGTTGCTGAACGTTATTGCCGCCTTGTTGAACTCGTGACTCGAAAAAGAGTCTTACAGTGGAATAAATCAAAGAAGGTTCGGCCATTGCTCCATTCCCGTAATCTCCACAAGCCAGCCTCTTTGTGACTGGTGGGATGAGCGAAACTCCAAGTTCATCAATCAACATGATATGTCGCTCTGTGAAGGGGTTCTTCCACATCAAGGTATTCATGGCTGGTGCGACGAAGAAAGGCTTGCTGTAGTCCCATGCTCGTACGATGCATGTCAGTAGATTGTCACACAATCCCCCGGCAATCTACAAGAAGAACACGGGACATTAGTTCCATCTCTCATTCTTCCCACGAAACAGAAACAGAagggataaaaaataaaattgaaagtttCACATATGATAATAGTTTGAGTAACATGCTGATAAGACGTGCAGTTTCTAGTAAAACAAATTCTCAACTATCTCATCTCGTAGCAAAAACAACTTCATAAATTCACAAGACTTCCAGATCGTGAATATTACCTTGCCTAGTGTGTTTGCTGACAATGGGGCGATAACCAAGATATCCGCCCAACGGCGGAGCTCAATGTGAAGCACACTATCACCCATTTTGTTCCAAGTAGACCATTCATCCTCGTCGGTGTACAGGATTACATCCTTGGGAAGTGATGCTCTATCAATGAAATGCAAAGATGCTCTTGTGGCAACTGCTTTTACTTCTGCCCATTCTGAAAAACTATGGCAAAGGTTGCCAAACTTTATGGCAGCTACACTTCCACTAGCAGCAAGTAGAATCCGAGGCCTCCTTGGGGCAGGATTGGCTTGTGGCTCAATCTCTGGACTCGCAGGTTCAGAGCTTGACATACCCTATTCAAAAGATATCAACGTGTTCATAAACATCCTTGATTCCCAAAGAAtcaaaacaatttaaaacaaaagaaatatcaGGCTTTGCATAAAATCTTCAACCTAATATTTGGAAAGTGCCTACATACTGCCTCAATTtattcaaaaaagaaaagaagtgacAAATCCGCAATGAATTTGAACCCCTGATCCCCATGCCCAAAACACCAAAGGGAAAAGGGAGCCATTACACAACCGATGATCTAGGTACCACACAAATTGTTCATCAAACTTTGCTCACTGCACCACAAAAACTCGATCAAGAAAAACATATCCACTTATGTTCTATCACTCATCCCATTTGAGTACACAGCGGACCAATTCAAGCTAACACTaaaaaagattcaaaatttcTAGCTAACActtaaaagaattaaatttcAACCTACAAACGACAACTTTTTACTTTTCCCAATACAAGATACAATTCAATGAGAAAAAGTGGGGAAATTTTATCCATACAAGAACAGCAATTTTCCCCTATGATTAAACCCAAATACAAAGCATCCGAGAAGTACCCACATATGTTACATTACACCACCGCAAAGTGATctcggattgaatgaataaaaatgGGTTCCTTCCAAACAAATCCCATATAACCAATACAAGAAATCTACTGAAATCGATAGTTTGATAAATCCAGAACATGACAATCAACATATATGAACATTTTCAAAAGAAACTTGTAAGACAATCCAAAGATGTCAATAGAAGAATTAAAGCTCCCAAACAAAACGAACATACCCAAAAGCATCCTCCGGACTGACGAAGGTGATCATTCATGATCCCgatcaaaactcaaaaaaagaTGATCTTGAACGAtcacaacaaaaataataaaaatggaaTTTTCTTGCAGCAGGGAAAACCTCtgaagaaaattaattataacTTTACTTTCTTTCTCAGAGGTTTAAAACCAAACACCTTTACTGCATTTATAAAATAATGCTCTCTCCCTTTTCCCGCTCAATCCCAATAACAAACTA
Coding sequences:
- the LOC137713404 gene encoding probable phosphopantothenoylcysteine decarboxylase, whose product is MSSSEPASPEIEPQANPAPRRPRILLAASGSVAAIKFGNLCHSFSEWAEVKAVATRASLHFIDRASLPKDVILYTDEDEWSTWNKMGDSVLHIELRRWADILVIAPLSANTLGKIAGGLCDNLLTCIVRAWDYSKPFFVAPAMNTLMWKNPFTERHIMLIDELGVSLIPPVTKRLACGDYGNGAMAEPSLIYSTVRLFFESRVQQGGNNVQQPV